AGGTGGAGTGGGTAGTCGAGAACGCTCGCTACGGTGACATCCTGTCCGGTGAGGACGAACTCAAAGAGCAGGCCGAGCGTCAAGAATCCCGCACCAATCCATGTCTTGATAGCTCGTGAACTCGTCCAAATATCCGACGGCGGCGCAACGTTGACGCCGCCGTTCGATCCAGATGTCTCATCGTTCGAGCCGCCCACGACCTCATAGCCAGCGTTCTCGATCGCTGCGGCCACGTCGGCCTCAGTAACGCGGTCGGAGTCGTAGGTGACAGTGGCCGTGCCGGTAGTTGGTTGAAGGTTAGCGTCGACGATACCGTCGACGCGCTGGAGACTCTTGTCGACCTTTTGCGCACAGGACGGGCAGTCCATCTCGGGGACGCTGAGGCGGACGGACAGCTCTCGTCGCTGTGCGTCCCCGCTCACCCCGGCTGCTGTTCTTGGGTTCTCTGTCATTGCCCCGTTGTAGGGGCGTTAGTTCGATAACCCTTTGTTGGAATATTCCAAAGCCGTGTCGTTAGAGGGATGCCGGCGGTTCTTCCGGGACTGATTTATTAGCGACGTGCTGCTTCGCTAGGTGTTCCTCGGCTCGCCGAAGTCGATAGGTAAGCGTCGAGCGCGGCATATCGAGATGCTTGGCTAACTCGCCGACGTCGACCTCGCGCGGTGACTCGTAGTAACCGTGGTCGACAGCGGCCCGGAGCGCAGCCTCCTGCTCGGGAGACAAGTCACTCGCATTCCTACTAGTACTTCCCTTCGAGGCCGTCGTTTCCGTGGTTCGGAGCATCTCCATCTGTGCACACTCGCCGACAGCCGTCTCGAGATCATCGAAGAACGCAGCCACGTCGCCCTCGTCGGAGTGAATAAGTCGCCACGTGTAGTGGCGGCCCTCGTGGCGCGTCTCGAATAGTACGCCGTCGCCAAGATGGTCACGAGCGATGTGGGGGACAGACGCGCAGTCAGGTGTGCGCTCCCAGTAGGAGTAAAGGACGAGCGTATTGTCGGTCCGGTCGAGAACTTTCGTACTCTGTGTAGCGCCGCAGTCCTCGGTAGCCAGACAGTCTGCATAGTAGTCGCTGGTGAGGAAGGCGTTCTCGATATCGGCGAGGGCGTCCGAGTCGCCAGTAACGTGGTCGACCCGCCAGAGATTTTCGCTAGTGGCGTGCAGCGAGAGTGAGCGAATGCGGGCGTTGGGGTGATCGGCAAGCGCGTCGGCCACCCTGTTGCAGCCGGGCTTATATTCGAGAGCGAAGACCAGTTCACGCATGTGGCCAACGTAGGGAGTACGGATATAAAACTGCGGGCGTGAGTCACTTGCGGACGGCTCAAATGGGGTCGTCCGGGTCGTGGATCTTGGCCATCCGCTGGGCCTCGGTCGCGTACTGTTCGCGCTGGTCGGCGGTGTCGACGCTGCCGAGGTTGCCCGGGTCGACGGTGACGGCGGCGGTCGTTTCACGGGCGGGACCGGTGAATGAGGTAAGGGCTCTTTCTTTACGGAAGTACCGCTCACCATCCGGGGTAGCGTAGATGAGGATGATGAGGTTCTGCTCGTCGTCGGAGTACGTCCGCTCAACCAGCCACACGCGAACGTCGTCGTCGGGATCGTCAGGCATATTAGCGTACTCGCTTTCCCCTCGGAAGGGTGTGGTGGAAGGACTGTCTCTTATTAGTGCTGGTAGGGTGGTGACAGTGGATACAGGGTAGAGAGTATATTCGCCCTTCTTTTTACTTGGTCTTGTCTTTAGACAGTACGATCATTTTTGCGAGTCACTCTGAGACCGATCCATGATGTTGGGACCGATGATCAGATGAGATTATGTTATATACTGAGATGTTCCAGAAACCGGGATACCCGGGCGGCGCCGGCCTACAAACACTCGTAGTTCCGAACGTTCGGCAGAGTTGCCTCTGCCGTGGTTACGGTTATCGCGCGGATTCTAACCAGTAGGGGTCTCAGTCGTTTGGCTGTGAGATGCGCGCTCTGTATTCAGCAGAGGGTCTGAAACCTAACATCTATTGTAGATCTTAACAACCGAGGTATCCCCTTCCGTCAGCGCAGGAACGTTCCCAAGCTGATCGGCGGCCCAACCCTCTTGGCCCCACATGGGAGATATGCAAAATCGGGGGATCGGTTTTTCTGTGCGTGCAATTCCGTGGGGACTGTGTAGTAGCACCCAGGAGAGGATCTTCATTATCGGCAATTTGTTCTTCTTCAGCCACATAAGGTGAACAGTCGAGATGGTCGCAGACATTATCACTTCAATCGGTAGCCCAGCGATCGGGGGCATAATCGCAGCGGTAGCAGGCTGGCAGGTGACTAAGTGGGATCGGGAAAAGAATCGAGAAGCGAAGAAAAAGCAGTGGTATATGTCTTTGTTTCGGCTAAGTCAAGAACTCAACACCAGTCCTACGACTGCCTTGTTCATGGAACTCGGAACGGATCAACAACGTCTGATTCAGCAGTTTGAACAGATAGCCAGTCAACTGGATCAAGAACGATACAGAGCCCCAGCTGACATTGAACCGGGGTTAATAGCAGCATTGGTCGACACAGCGACAAACGCGAATCGACTTAGATTAGATAGAAACGATTTCCGGACCAAACTAGATCACCACAAGATGTTGATGTTTGCCGAGGAACTCCACTACTATATTCAGAGTGAACTCGGCGACGACACACCGATTAAATTCGACCAAGAGAGAATGGACCGGATCGAGGATCAGATCGCCACCCGAGAGGAGATGGATCCCACGGAATGGCGAGCAAAGGTGGCCAGCGAGATGGCGGATAAGTGGGCCGAAGACAGTGAAGCTAGCGAAGGAATGGAACGTACCCTTGGACAGCGATAAAGTGACTGACAAAGAAGACGAGATTAAGTAGTCGATCCCGATTAAGTGAGTAGACCACCGAATCGAAGAACAACAAGAAGAAGAGCGAGAGACAAACCTTCTACATCTAATCACACCGTGGTGTGATATGCTCGCGAAGCCAGAACAGCCAAAATCGTTTCTATCTACTACACTACTACTGTACTAAACTAGGATTGTTCGGCGTTGTTACTAGACCGACCCTTGTTTACGTGGTTCGCTCTCGCGGACTATTCTCGTCGGTAACCGGTTAGACCGTTCCGATCACTCTCTCGCTAGGGGTTTTACCGTCCCCCCGATCACAACGACTGTGATATCGATCCGCCGCTTCAGGATCGACGACAACGAACTTCTTCCCCTGGCGTTTCTTCACCTTGATGTCGTCTTTCCCGAGGTCGTCGAGAAAGTCCATGACACGGGCCACGGTTTGCGTGTGTGGCTTCTTGCCTTCTGCGGCGGCGATCACTTTCGTAATCGTTTGACTATCCATGAAGAGGCCAGCAGGAACCTTCTCGGCGTAGTCACGAACGTCCTTTGCAAGGAATCGTGCGCGCTTCTGGTTGGCTGTGAGTTCGCGATCGACAATATGTTCGGGGAGTCCACAAATTCGCTCGAGCGGCGTTTGACCGTTTTGGGCATCTGTTCCTCCACCGTCACCCGCTGTCGTGCCCATTGGATCGGGTTGCGTGTGACTATCTTCGAGATCGTCAACCCGCTCGGTCAAATCCGAGACGCGCGAGTGACAGCCACCGACATTCGATGATTGGACGTCAATTTCCGTTTCCAATTGCTCGATTTTTTCTGCCTGCTGCTCAATGCGCTCGGCTTGTTCGTTCACAGTTTCTTGAAGCTCTTCAACAGTTTGAGCGAGTGCTTCAACGGTACTACTGTCCGTAGCGTCGGCTGTTGCGGTCATGGCTGGCTGAGCAAAGCCACGGCTCTCCGAGGGGCAATCTATAAGCACCAGCCCCGACAAAGAACGGATGTTCACGTCGCGTTCCTTGTCGGGGTCGGTGCGGTGCCGCCCTTTCGGTTAGTTTCCGTAGCTTTGCGTATCATCTCACAGGCGGCCGTCTTAAAGCCCAGTGACAATTGCGAACCATTTGTCTGACGCTTGGCTGACAGAGGCTCAATGCAGAAATATTGAGAAGCATTTGATAGACCGCTATCTCAAGGCGGTTGAACGCCTTCCTGAGCGTTGACGGAGTAGGCTCAATATCACTGATCAAATAAATTCTGCTCAGCGTCACCAGAGAAGGCCTCTTTCATTCCAGTACATACTGACGTAAACGCAGCGATCAATATTGCGAATGACCTCAACGATGCGCTCGTAGAGCTACAAGCCGTGAGTCTTATCGTACCTCTCTGCGTAGTCTAAGCAGTTCTCGTAGAAATCAGAGTAGGCTTCCCACACCGACCAATCAACAGGTACCTTTGGTTGGTCTCGACGGAAATATTTGTGTAGATGTGTGGATCCATGTGCGTTATCGACCTTTGCAATCTCGACGTTTCCTACTGATGGTCGCCTGTAATAAAGAGTGACTGCAAACGATCCTTCCTCGCTCCTTACCGCGACGTGAAGTGGTTCCTCTCGATACGTCCCGACCTGCCCGGATGGTGGATCCTGCATTTCTTTAGAAAAGTTGAATGATCGATTTCGGAGACCTGTTCACCGTTCGTTAGAGGCCGAACATATTAAGTGTGTTGACGTCCTGAGTCAACATAGACTATGGGAGACCACTATGCCACAGCTGGACAATGCTCGACGAGCGAACTTACCACGGAAGGAGTGGCCACATCAAGATCACTCGATAGCTGAAAAATAACGAGTGAAACGCCGACAGCAGAAAATAAACATGTCGGTCTAAGTAATATCGTATCAAGCTACGGGATGATCACTACTCATCCCATCACACTGCCATGTGGCAGTAAGACAGACGCAATCAAGCAAGCAACCAAAATGAGTATCAAAACGCGGGTTAGCACCGCAGTCGAATTCGTCAAAAGACTGTCTGATGCCGGGTTTGAAGACACGCACCTATTACAACGAGAGACAGCAGAAAAAGTACTGACCGAAAAGCGAATGGAACTCGTTCGAGAGATCGCGACAACGGAACCGGAGTCCGTTCGCGAACTCGCACGTCGCGTCGATCGCGATGTCGGTCGAGTGAGCCGGGACCTCGATACGCTGTACAAGGCAGAGGTTATCGAGTACGAGCAGAAAGGACGGGCAAAGCAGCCTGTCTTGGCGCACGAGAACATCTTCGTGTGGCCTGTCGTGTACGATGGGTCAGTCCTCGAAGAAAACGTGCAGAAGTAGAGATCGGCTCGATAACCGCTCTACTGATACCTGGTTCTCTTTTGTACGATCCTGAGAATCGCCTCACTGAGTACACTTAGCGTCGTCGTGATTGGTATTGGGATCGTAGCCGAGCAACCACCACTTCGCGCGTCGCCACACAGGCCGGTCTGCCGATCGCGA
This is a stretch of genomic DNA from Halalkalicoccus jeotgali B3. It encodes these proteins:
- a CDS encoding helix-turn-helix domain-containing protein; its protein translation is MRELVFALEYKPGCNRVADALADHPNARIRSLSLHATSENLWRVDHVTGDSDALADIENAFLTSDYYADCLATEDCGATQSTKVLDRTDNTLVLYSYWERTPDCASVPHIARDHLGDGVLFETRHEGRHYTWRLIHSDEGDVAAFFDDLETAVGECAQMEMLRTTETTASKGSTSRNASDLSPEQEAALRAAVDHGYYESPREVDVGELAKHLDMPRSTLTYRLRRAEEHLAKQHVANKSVPEEPPASL
- a CDS encoding HVO_A0114 family putative DNA-binding protein — encoded protein: MSIKTRVSTAVEFVKRLSDAGFEDTHLLQRETAEKVLTEKRMELVREIATTEPESVRELARRVDRDVGRVSRDLDTLYKAEVIEYEQKGRAKQPVLAHENIFVWPVVYDGSVLEENVQK